The following proteins are co-located in the Pseudoalteromonas sp. N1230-9 genome:
- a CDS encoding chromosome segregation SMC family protein has translation MRLSTIKLAGFKSFVEPTKIPFPDQMTCVVGPNGCGKSNVIDAVRWVLGESSAKNLRGDAMTDVIFNGSTNRKPISQASVELVFDNTSGHLPNTFADRNQVAIKRLVTRDGQSIYFLNGSKCRKRDITDIFLGTGLGPRSYAIIEQGMISRLIESKPADLRVFLEEAAGVSKYKERRRETQTRIKSTRENLERLLDVRQELQTQLNKLAVQSVDAKKYRELKATERTLKGKIAVLKWQKLHQQQIDKAEQINKLKEQIQFFREAHSGHDDVLASLENQVQLEQQKLQDAQQAQHQTHTELTRKEQQQISLKQQQQTLSQNLIKQQQLHLQNKELQEEQHASAAILQEQLQEAIEQSLLCAEQVAEVEEQVALQQQQTQSANEQYQSTLQKNQAHSSDINVAKSQQAHFAQTLAQLETQQTQLAAEISELEATPVAVQIAEQHLHIQTLTKELAQQQSALNKLTQSLEQADKEQQHLEQDFKRVQQHSNENKASIAALNSLLSEQTDSGSVSLLAQLKVAAGFEPLVEQALLGLEHLKVSQHKEPNSVWSVTNNAELPKESLANYIESGAYPDLLARFAFQPCFDDAILADPYWLAVIDEEGCIHGRNFHTGANKDTDNSLLLKHAQLSDAQQLDEELNEQLETKQQLLNEHLAHKKTLTADKEQYRERIHQAAQQIASASTRRDMLLEQQTQWQNQRVKLQQRQTLLAEQKQNADQQQQTQQTLLEQLLEQQLELETELEQAKHQQTEANNNYRQVASQLEQYKTQAHQANLAEQKARSECQLSETKLQHANAAQSAASEAVLELTEQLEEIVIPLEEVAEQIMLLLEKHQQSDVELKNLQAALSQAKKELADKQIALKSSQSELVTLQEQLQALALDEQSLIVKAQAALEPLEELQQNLKTVLEELPDNANLNSMQTLLTKTTQALNELGAVNLAAIDEFEQAKQRSDYLNQQLDDLTQALNTLEGAIQKIDRETKNRFKATFEQVNTDFGELFPKVFGGGSAYLELTSDDLLESGVSIMARPPGKKNSTIHLLSGGEKALTALSLVFSIFRLNPAPFCMLDEVDAPLDDANVGRFCRLVEEMSQSVQFIYISHNKIAMEMAGRLTGVTMAEPGVSRMVAVDIEQAVQMAHA, from the coding sequence ATGCGCTTAAGCACCATAAAATTAGCGGGTTTCAAATCGTTTGTTGAACCCACTAAGATCCCATTTCCTGATCAGATGACCTGTGTTGTCGGCCCGAACGGCTGTGGCAAATCAAATGTCATCGATGCAGTGCGTTGGGTGCTAGGTGAAAGCTCAGCTAAAAACTTACGTGGCGATGCCATGACCGATGTTATTTTTAACGGCTCAACTAATCGAAAACCTATTTCACAAGCCTCTGTTGAGTTGGTGTTTGATAACACCAGTGGCCATCTACCGAATACCTTTGCTGATCGAAACCAAGTGGCGATCAAGCGCTTAGTGACCCGAGATGGTCAGTCAATTTATTTTCTAAATGGCAGTAAATGCCGTAAGCGTGATATTACCGATATCTTTTTAGGCACGGGTCTTGGCCCGCGCAGCTATGCGATTATTGAGCAGGGCATGATCTCGCGTTTAATAGAGAGCAAACCGGCTGACTTACGTGTGTTTTTAGAAGAAGCTGCGGGAGTTTCAAAATACAAAGAGCGTCGTCGTGAGACGCAAACACGCATTAAAAGTACCCGCGAAAACCTTGAACGATTGCTTGATGTAAGGCAAGAGTTGCAAACACAGCTCAATAAGCTTGCAGTGCAATCAGTCGATGCAAAAAAATACCGAGAGCTAAAAGCCACAGAACGTACCTTAAAAGGGAAAATTGCGGTTTTGAAGTGGCAGAAGTTACACCAACAACAAATTGATAAAGCTGAGCAAATCAATAAACTTAAAGAGCAAATTCAGTTCTTTAGAGAAGCGCATTCTGGCCACGATGATGTTTTAGCAAGTCTTGAAAATCAGGTGCAACTTGAGCAGCAGAAACTGCAAGATGCCCAGCAAGCTCAGCATCAAACTCATACAGAGTTAACCCGCAAAGAACAGCAACAGATCAGTTTAAAGCAGCAACAGCAAACACTTAGCCAAAACCTTATCAAACAGCAACAATTGCATTTACAAAATAAAGAGCTGCAAGAAGAGCAACACGCTTCTGCTGCCATTTTACAAGAGCAGCTACAAGAAGCGATTGAGCAAAGTTTGCTGTGCGCTGAGCAAGTTGCAGAGGTTGAAGAGCAAGTCGCTCTGCAGCAGCAACAAACGCAAAGTGCCAATGAGCAATATCAAAGCACCTTACAGAAAAATCAAGCTCATAGTAGTGATATTAATGTTGCAAAGAGTCAACAGGCTCACTTTGCCCAGACTCTTGCACAACTTGAAACCCAGCAGACACAACTTGCCGCTGAAATTAGTGAGCTAGAAGCGACCCCAGTTGCAGTGCAAATTGCTGAGCAACACCTGCATATTCAAACATTGACAAAAGAGCTTGCGCAGCAACAAAGTGCGCTAAATAAGCTCACTCAGAGTCTAGAACAAGCGGATAAAGAGCAACAGCACTTAGAGCAAGACTTTAAACGGGTTCAACAACACAGTAATGAAAACAAAGCCAGCATAGCTGCGCTTAATTCTTTGCTATCAGAGCAAACCGACAGCGGGAGTGTTTCTTTATTAGCACAGTTAAAAGTGGCTGCTGGCTTTGAGCCGTTAGTTGAGCAAGCTTTGCTTGGCCTTGAGCATCTAAAGGTCAGTCAACATAAAGAGCCTAATAGTGTTTGGTCTGTAACTAATAATGCTGAGCTACCAAAAGAGTCATTAGCAAATTATATCGAATCGGGTGCTTACCCTGACTTATTAGCACGGTTTGCATTTCAACCTTGTTTTGATGACGCTATTTTAGCGGATCCATATTGGCTGGCAGTGATTGATGAAGAAGGCTGTATACATGGTCGTAACTTTCATACCGGTGCTAATAAAGACACCGACAATTCTTTGCTTTTAAAACATGCTCAGCTTAGCGATGCACAGCAGTTAGATGAAGAGCTCAACGAGCAACTAGAAACTAAGCAGCAATTGTTAAATGAGCATCTAGCACATAAAAAAACGCTCACCGCTGACAAAGAGCAATACAGAGAACGAATTCACCAAGCGGCTCAGCAGATTGCATCGGCCAGTACTCGCCGCGATATGTTGCTAGAGCAGCAAACGCAGTGGCAAAACCAGCGTGTTAAGTTACAACAGCGTCAAACGTTACTGGCTGAGCAAAAGCAAAATGCCGACCAACAGCAACAAACGCAGCAGACTTTACTTGAGCAATTGTTAGAGCAGCAGTTAGAACTTGAAACTGAGTTAGAGCAGGCGAAACATCAACAAACTGAGGCAAATAACAACTATCGCCAAGTGGCTTCTCAGCTTGAGCAATATAAAACGCAAGCACATCAAGCAAATTTGGCCGAACAAAAAGCTCGCAGTGAGTGTCAACTTAGCGAAACCAAACTTCAGCATGCTAATGCCGCCCAAAGTGCTGCCAGTGAAGCTGTATTAGAGCTCACCGAGCAACTAGAAGAGATAGTGATACCGCTTGAAGAAGTAGCAGAGCAAATTATGCTATTGCTTGAAAAGCATCAACAAAGTGACGTTGAGCTGAAAAACTTGCAAGCGGCATTGAGTCAAGCTAAAAAGGAGCTTGCTGATAAGCAAATAGCGCTGAAATCATCGCAATCTGAGTTGGTGACGTTGCAAGAGCAGCTGCAAGCATTGGCACTGGATGAGCAAAGTTTAATCGTTAAAGCACAAGCGGCTTTAGAGCCACTTGAAGAACTGCAACAAAATTTAAAAACAGTACTTGAAGAACTGCCTGACAATGCCAATTTAAATAGCATGCAAACTTTGCTTACAAAAACCACGCAAGCTTTAAATGAGCTCGGCGCGGTGAATTTAGCGGCAATAGATGAGTTTGAGCAGGCTAAACAACGTAGCGATTATTTAAATCAGCAGCTTGATGACTTAACACAAGCATTAAATACCCTGGAAGGGGCGATTCAAAAAATCGACCGAGAAACAAAAAATCGTTTCAAGGCGACGTTTGAACAAGTAAACACTGACTTTGGGGAGTTATTCCCCAAAGTGTTTGGTGGCGGTAGTGCTTACCTTGAATTGACCAGTGATGATCTACTGGAAAGTGGGGTGAGCATCATGGCAAGGCCACCAGGCAAGAAAAATTCGACAATTCACCTGCTTAGTGGTGGAGAAAAAGCGCTGACCGCATTATCATTGGTGTTTTCAATATTCAGGCTCAATCCAGCTCCATTCTGTATGCTAGATGAAGTGGATGCGCCATTGGATGATGCGAACGTGGGTCGTTTTTGCCGTTTGGTAGAAGAGATGTCACAATCGGTGCAATTTATTTATATTAGTCATAATAAAATTGCCATGGAAATGGCAGGCAGATTGACTGGTGTAACTATGGCTGAACCCGGTGTTTCTCGGATGGTTGCTGTAGATATTGAACAAGCAGTGCAAATGGCACATGCATAA
- the zipA gene encoding cell division protein ZipA: protein MAEELRWALIVISVFVIGGLLIHGLWSVRKKDNPEVTQQDRVEPNEPTPSVEDTPEPVVQERDEPEFGDLSFSAENEQRELEPEIEQQPVEEEQPSEVESVTDEPQQEVQPTDFIIVHLQMPEGLSMEGSQLLPAVNMLGFKYSEEGFFNRHLDPAGTGPVLFRLVNMYNPGTFDIDNMEQFSTAGVSLFMTLPCEGDGLSAFNMLHSAAKKLADEFGATILNSNREEMTVDSVREYVEKVRSFSA, encoded by the coding sequence ATGGCCGAAGAATTAAGATGGGCTTTAATCGTAATCAGTGTGTTTGTGATTGGTGGTTTATTAATACACGGACTTTGGTCTGTACGGAAAAAAGACAATCCAGAGGTTACGCAGCAAGATCGGGTCGAACCTAACGAACCGACGCCAAGTGTCGAAGATACACCAGAGCCTGTTGTTCAAGAACGCGATGAACCTGAATTTGGTGATTTAAGCTTTAGTGCTGAGAATGAGCAGCGCGAGCTTGAGCCTGAAATCGAGCAGCAGCCAGTCGAAGAAGAACAGCCATCAGAGGTTGAATCTGTTACTGATGAGCCGCAACAAGAAGTGCAACCAACTGACTTTATTATTGTTCACTTGCAAATGCCTGAAGGTTTATCGATGGAAGGCAGCCAATTGCTACCTGCTGTTAATATGCTTGGCTTCAAATATTCAGAAGAAGGCTTCTTTAATCGTCACCTAGACCCTGCGGGTACGGGGCCTGTGTTGTTCCGATTAGTGAATATGTATAACCCTGGTACATTCGATATTGATAATATGGAACAATTTAGTACCGCAGGGGTAAGCTTATTTATGACCTTACCATGTGAAGGCGATGGCTTAAGTGCCTTTAATATGTTGCACAGCGCAGCTAAAAAACTTGCTGATGAATTTGGTGCAACTATTTTAAATAGCAACCGTGAAGAAATGACGGTTGACAGTGTGAGAGAGTATGTTGAGAAAGTAAGAAGCTTTTCAGCATAA
- a CDS encoding YqcC family protein: MHQQTLALLRELESTLQRHSLWQTTSIDPSALNSSVPFCHDTMAFEQWLQFVFLEKMHALITHAQPLPRNFAIAPMAEMMLAQHSGANDVISVLQRLDQLLSDD, encoded by the coding sequence ATGCATCAACAGACTTTGGCGCTGCTGCGCGAATTAGAATCAACATTACAACGCCATTCACTTTGGCAAACAACATCGATTGACCCAAGCGCACTCAATTCTAGTGTACCGTTTTGTCATGACACCATGGCCTTTGAGCAATGGCTGCAATTTGTTTTTCTTGAAAAAATGCATGCCTTAATCACACATGCCCAGCCTTTACCCCGTAATTTTGCAATTGCGCCTATGGCTGAAATGATGCTGGCACAACACAGCGGTGCTAATGATGTGATTAGTGTTTTACAAAGACTCGATCAACTTTTGAGTGATGACTAA
- a CDS encoding RNA methyltransferase, whose protein sequence is MISKNQLKLIRALGQKKYRKQYNQYLVQGEKNVLELLNSGLSIAHIFATPAFISAHQTALAAHQVIEADEDSLTKASTLVSNNAAIAVVDMPSQQALPTSGLILALDGVSDPGNLGTIIRVADWYGIKHIVTSTDSADAYNPKTISATMGSFARVSVTQTDLTSYLPSLNLPVYGAFLEGENIHKTALKQDAVLLMGSESHGIRADCESLVTDKITIPAYGQAESLNVAMATGIILDNFKRHA, encoded by the coding sequence ATGATTTCAAAAAACCAACTGAAACTAATTCGTGCATTAGGTCAAAAGAAATACCGTAAGCAATACAATCAGTACCTTGTACAAGGCGAAAAAAATGTACTTGAATTACTAAACAGTGGTTTAAGTATTGCTCATATTTTTGCGACTCCTGCATTTATTTCTGCGCATCAAACAGCGCTTGCAGCCCATCAAGTCATTGAAGCAGACGAAGACAGCCTAACTAAAGCCAGTACGCTTGTTAGTAACAACGCCGCCATTGCTGTTGTTGATATGCCAAGCCAGCAAGCATTACCAACATCAGGGCTTATTTTAGCCCTTGACGGTGTGTCGGATCCGGGTAATTTGGGCACGATTATTCGTGTTGCTGACTGGTATGGTATTAAGCATATTGTTACCAGCACAGACAGTGCCGATGCTTATAACCCGAAAACCATCAGCGCAACTATGGGTTCATTTGCTCGTGTGAGTGTCACACAAACCGACTTAACCAGTTACTTACCTAGTTTAAACCTTCCTGTGTATGGCGCATTTTTAGAAGGTGAGAACATTCACAAAACTGCTCTAAAGCAAGATGCCGTATTACTAATGGGCAGTGAATCTCATGGTATTCGTGCTGATTGCGAAAGCTTAGTTACTGATAAAATCACTATTCCGGCTTATGGCCAAGCAGAATCGCTTAATGTAGCAATGGCAACGGGTATTATTTTAGATAATTTTAAGCGCCACGCTTAA
- the syd gene encoding SecY-interacting protein codes for MSVSLKLEKLHQAFSEKCLERTGRLPVIEHDEAWPSPCEQGDVDEQGLIQWRAAAQQPKGSLNDLANALELNFPEELDVLFGHLYAGNLLVRIDDHHIELLQAWNEDDFSRLQQNITGHVLMKRKLKQPETVFIGLTEQDDLLITVLVESGEVCLEYVGKKPHHVLANSISDFLDKVTV; via the coding sequence ATGTCCGTTTCTTTAAAACTAGAAAAACTACACCAAGCATTTAGTGAAAAATGCCTAGAGCGCACGGGAAGGTTACCTGTTATTGAGCATGATGAAGCATGGCCTAGCCCGTGTGAGCAAGGTGATGTTGATGAGCAAGGCCTTATTCAGTGGCGAGCAGCAGCGCAACAGCCCAAGGGATCTTTAAATGATTTAGCAAATGCTTTAGAGCTTAATTTTCCTGAAGAGCTGGATGTGTTATTTGGTCACCTGTATGCAGGAAACTTGCTAGTTCGTATCGACGATCATCATATTGAGTTGCTGCAAGCATGGAATGAAGATGATTTTAGCCGTTTGCAGCAGAATATTACTGGCCATGTACTCATGAAACGTAAGTTAAAGCAGCCAGAAACGGTGTTTATTGGTCTTACAGAGCAAGATGATTTACTTATTACTGTACTGGTTGAAAGCGGGGAGGTTTGCTTAGAGTATGTGGGTAAAAAGCCACATCACGTACTCGCAAACAGCATCAGTGATTTTTTAGATAAAGTAACGGTGTAA
- the truC gene encoding tRNA pseudouridine(65) synthase TruC, protein MQEIVKPQFDELTILYRDDNYIAIDKPSGLLVHRSFLDKHETQFAMQMLRDQIGQHVFPVHRLDRPTSGVLLFALSSEAARDMNQLFIDGQIEKRYLALVRGFLNESIFLDKPLKEELDKIADKFADQNKAPQEAQTLFHCLHQASLPIPIGKYPTVRYSLVECFPKTGRKHQIRRHLKHLSLPIIGDVNHGDNQHNQFFREHFQLRRLMLFASELKFVHPYSKQPITIRAPLGDAMLTICQQLGWPTEEKDYYGNH, encoded by the coding sequence ATGCAAGAGATTGTTAAGCCACAATTTGACGAGTTAACGATTCTGTACCGCGATGACAATTACATTGCGATTGATAAACCATCCGGTTTATTGGTTCACCGTTCGTTTTTAGACAAACACGAAACCCAATTTGCGATGCAAATGCTGCGTGACCAAATTGGTCAACACGTGTTTCCTGTACATCGGTTAGATAGACCAACCTCAGGCGTATTACTGTTTGCGTTAAGTTCAGAAGCGGCCCGTGATATGAACCAGTTATTTATTGATGGGCAAATTGAAAAACGTTACTTAGCTTTAGTAAGAGGCTTTTTAAACGAATCAATCTTCTTAGATAAACCTTTAAAAGAAGAGCTTGATAAAATTGCCGATAAGTTTGCTGATCAAAATAAAGCACCGCAAGAAGCACAAACGCTATTTCATTGCCTGCACCAAGCAAGCTTACCTATTCCAATTGGTAAGTACCCAACAGTTCGTTACTCGCTGGTGGAGTGTTTTCCTAAAACTGGCCGCAAACATCAAATTCGTCGTCATTTAAAACATTTATCATTGCCAATTATTGGTGATGTGAATCATGGTGATAATCAGCATAATCAATTTTTTAGAGAGCATTTTCAGCTTCGTCGTTTAATGTTATTTGCCTCTGAATTAAAGTTTGTGCACCCTTATAGCAAGCAACCAATAACAATTAGAGCGCCATTAGGCGATGCAATGTTAACGATTTGCCAGCAACTTGGCTGGCCAACAGAAGAAAAGGATTATTATGGCAACCATTAG
- a CDS encoding Zn-ribbon-containing protein: MFVVDLTFDCYQDTTLELAEQAINRLVNALRFNGQIIGDEFPTVLKDGFFITRVMCPTEDAMHPLNNSPFVKHSIEQLHTAGLLAPKVKVIGQDIHSNGADMCHDSSCYILYTTYVHTCSPVYCGDDFLPVPLFRIPAIANGDYKTLIKWQEDWQACDQIQINGATRCEFPALEELTSINSDLYRRGRDITKRISYLTKKPVYYYLYRVGGVDKESELERRCPSCNGDWRLPEPWFGLFDFRCEPCGIVSNISWDFQ; this comes from the coding sequence ATGTTTGTTGTCGATCTGACTTTTGATTGCTACCAAGATACCACCCTAGAGCTTGCTGAGCAGGCGATAAACCGCTTAGTCAATGCGCTTCGTTTTAACGGCCAGATTATTGGGGATGAATTTCCTACAGTTTTAAAAGATGGATTTTTTATCACCCGCGTGATGTGTCCGACCGAAGATGCAATGCATCCTCTTAATAATAGCCCGTTTGTAAAGCACAGTATTGAGCAACTACACACTGCGGGTTTACTTGCACCAAAAGTTAAAGTGATCGGCCAAGACATTCACTCAAATGGCGCAGACATGTGCCATGATTCGTCGTGCTATATTTTATACACTACCTATGTGCATACCTGTAGCCCTGTTTATTGTGGTGATGACTTTTTACCTGTGCCGTTATTCCGCATTCCTGCAATTGCCAATGGTGATTATAAAACACTGATAAAATGGCAAGAAGACTGGCAAGCCTGCGATCAAATTCAGATCAATGGTGCAACCCGCTGTGAATTTCCCGCTCTTGAGGAGCTAACCAGTATCAACAGTGATTTATACCGCCGTGGTCGCGATATCACTAAGCGTATTAGCTATCTAACAAAGAAGCCAGTTTATTACTATTTGTATCGCGTTGGTGGAGTCGATAAAGAATCAGAACTTGAACGTCGTTGCCCTAGCTGTAATGGAGATTGGAGACTACCCGAACCATGGTTTGGCTTATTTGATTTTCGTTGCGAGCCCTGTGGCATTGTTTCGAATATCTCGTGGGACTTTCAATAA
- a CDS encoding DUF3301 domain-containing protein, translated as MAGLWTLIIIGSIIYFFWLNRKVAEAANLHAQRQIEQLNVQLMSVACNKRRLGILKSGKPGIKSEFIFEFSSDGQSVYQGVLIMENELLKSVVIPPHKI; from the coding sequence ATGGCAGGCTTGTGGACACTCATTATCATTGGCAGCATCATCTACTTTTTTTGGTTAAACAGAAAAGTAGCCGAAGCAGCTAACCTCCATGCACAAAGACAAATTGAGCAATTAAATGTGCAATTGATGAGTGTCGCTTGTAATAAACGCCGACTTGGCATTTTAAAAAGTGGGAAACCGGGTATTAAAAGTGAGTTTATTTTTGAGTTTTCAAGTGATGGGCAAAGCGTATATCAAGGCGTTTTGATCATGGAAAACGAATTGCTTAAGAGTGTAGTGATACCACCGCACAAAATTTAA
- a CDS encoding DUF3549 family protein: MTEQIATLGQLLDAAGTTWRAFDIGRHITKLDKKQFLAIEETKIPYPYPLAGHAWLAIQFWDVKASKEPYVWFLKFPLDEQSRLVSASRDHFANMVIEALGTEITGENAEGKLDNNPYVFTPNANKLAAFNAQVKCLLKQSASQYYEYAQLYFSGKLGFDNWQSVAVQGIADFAMRLDNDNNLANLQAAWGQLPVEVLQPLSAMLEHVAIEPVFAEQLLAYGLNAIEHKDDIALVAALRSLSKTPAQGLTAQLVDAVLRSDMNTQSDVLLTIAGRCFSTLEDPERLHVFMDCCAHHTEIEQLFVSIFTDLVAIPSIRPHLLGLLRLENRSETLARAIGRLFS, from the coding sequence ATGACTGAGCAGATCGCCACTTTAGGGCAACTTCTGGATGCAGCAGGTACCACTTGGCGTGCCTTCGATATTGGCAGACACATCACGAAATTAGACAAAAAACAATTTCTTGCCATTGAAGAAACAAAAATCCCTTACCCTTACCCGCTTGCTGGTCATGCTTGGCTTGCTATTCAATTTTGGGATGTAAAAGCGTCTAAAGAACCTTATGTATGGTTTTTAAAATTTCCATTAGATGAGCAAAGCCGCCTAGTAAGCGCAAGCCGCGACCATTTCGCAAACATGGTAATTGAAGCTCTTGGTACAGAAATTACCGGTGAAAATGCCGAAGGCAAACTTGATAACAACCCGTATGTATTTACGCCAAACGCCAACAAGCTAGCGGCATTTAATGCACAGGTTAAATGTTTACTTAAACAAAGTGCTTCACAGTACTACGAATATGCTCAGCTGTATTTCTCAGGCAAACTGGGGTTTGATAATTGGCAAAGTGTTGCAGTACAAGGTATTGCTGATTTTGCGATGCGTTTAGATAACGACAACAATTTAGCAAATCTACAAGCCGCTTGGGGGCAATTACCAGTCGAAGTATTACAGCCGCTAAGTGCAATGCTTGAACATGTTGCAATCGAACCCGTGTTTGCAGAGCAATTATTAGCCTATGGTTTAAACGCCATAGAGCATAAAGACGACATCGCCCTTGTTGCAGCCCTTAGAAGCTTATCAAAAACACCAGCGCAAGGTTTAACTGCGCAACTTGTTGATGCTGTATTACGCTCTGATATGAACACCCAATCAGATGTACTATTAACGATTGCAGGGCGTTGTTTTAGCACACTTGAAGACCCAGAACGCTTACATGTGTTTATGGATTGCTGTGCACACCACACTGAAATTGAGCAACTGTTTGTGAGTATTTTCACCGATTTAGTTGCAATTCCGAGTATTCGCCCTCACTTACTAGGTTTATTAAGACTAGAAAATCGAAGCGAAACACTCGCTCGAGCAATTGGAAGGTTATTTTCGTAA
- a CDS encoding GNAT family N-acetyltransferase — protein sequence MSMTTIAEHDTFSVQYLSAEDISIAASLIYQAYYDDPVLKNVLGYQPDSPTKYESKLRALVREELASFWQEKQPLIGLYSQKRLKAVACVFDSNSELQAERYWHWRLKLMLSAGYLQTNQLIEKERTIREALSQKAPYLFLAFIAVDPHFQGQGLGRYLLRGLDDLLQSSPNTSGLAVFVTRAEQREFFTSESFEIFKSLSFNQVNGDLMFKSAK from the coding sequence ATGAGTATGACAACGATAGCCGAACACGACACATTCAGTGTGCAATACCTCAGTGCTGAAGATATCAGTATAGCTGCAAGTCTTATTTACCAAGCTTATTATGATGACCCTGTGTTAAAGAATGTACTTGGATATCAACCAGATAGCCCCACTAAATACGAAAGTAAGCTCAGAGCCCTTGTGCGTGAAGAACTGGCCAGCTTTTGGCAAGAAAAGCAGCCGTTAATTGGGTTGTACTCTCAAAAAAGATTGAAAGCCGTTGCGTGTGTTTTTGACTCAAACAGTGAACTTCAAGCCGAACGTTACTGGCACTGGCGCTTGAAATTAATGCTTAGTGCAGGGTATTTGCAAACCAATCAATTGATTGAAAAAGAGCGCACAATACGAGAAGCATTATCGCAAAAAGCACCTTATTTATTTTTAGCCTTTATTGCCGTGGACCCGCACTTTCAGGGGCAGGGCCTTGGGCGTTATTTACTACGAGGACTTGATGATTTATTACAAAGCAGTCCTAATACATCGGGTCTCGCTGTATTTGTGACACGTGCGGAACAGCGCGAGTTTTTTACCTCGGAGAGCTTTGAAATATTTAAGTCACTAAGCTTTAATCAGGTTAATGGTGACCTTATGTTTAAGAGCGCAAAATAA
- a CDS encoding flavodoxin, translating to MATISIFVGSVYGGAERLSEQVIEVIEKSEHQAQLVENGTVDDMLAASHILVITSTTGQGDIPDNLIALYSQLNDQFPLLTGKQYGIIAMGDRSYGDTFCGAGRSFDELFRDLQAKPVGHRLEIDACEDFEPWPVTEPWLNEWLTKIS from the coding sequence ATGGCAACCATTAGTATTTTTGTCGGCAGTGTCTATGGCGGTGCTGAGCGTTTAAGCGAGCAAGTTATTGAAGTTATTGAAAAGTCAGAGCATCAAGCGCAATTAGTTGAAAATGGCACGGTTGATGACATGCTGGCTGCGTCACATATTTTAGTGATCACATCAACGACGGGTCAGGGTGATATTCCTGATAACTTAATCGCTTTATACAGCCAATTAAACGATCAATTCCCACTGTTAACAGGCAAGCAATACGGCATTATTGCTATGGGCGACCGCAGCTATGGCGATACGTTTTGTGGTGCAGGTCGCAGTTTTGATGAGCTGTTTCGCGATTTACAGGCAAAACCTGTTGGTCATCGTTTAGAAATTGATGCCTGTGAAGATTTTGAGCCTTGGCCTGTTACTGAGCCATGGTTAAATGAATGGCTGACGAAAATTAGTTAA
- a CDS encoding DUF2789 domain-containing protein, producing MDTTKHDISTLFAQLGLPSKESEIDAFIASHQLSDTTLLQEAPFWDEAQQHFLAESLAEDGAWSEVIDELDARLRQ from the coding sequence ATGGATACGACAAAACATGATATTTCAACCCTCTTCGCACAACTTGGTTTACCAAGTAAAGAGAGCGAAATAGACGCTTTTATAGCCTCACATCAATTGTCAGATACAACTTTGTTACAGGAAGCTCCGTTTTGGGATGAAGCACAGCAACATTTTCTAGCCGAGTCGTTAGCTGAAGATGGTGCATGGAGCGAGGTGATTGACGAATTAGACGCAAGGTTACGCCAGTAG